The segment TAGGGTATTCAAATCATTTTGCTTAATCAATAAATGTGTCCTCTTGTGTGGTATCTTTTATGCTCAATTCAATTGTAGTAATTTTTTTGGTGgtctacattcttagaattgaatTATTTGCTCTTATCACCCTATGCCGCAAACCTCTAGATAGTGGTAGTTTTATTGGAGTCATGCCTGTTCCTAGGTCCTTTCAATTAGTAACTATCTTAAATAGTTTGGCACAGAGAGTGAGAATACTTGACTTATCTTTTTAGAATATGacacattttcaccataccatttTGCTGTATATATCAACCATATATAAGATCAATACGAAACACAAGTTATTCTATTCTAGTATTTTATTTGCATTCATATACTTTAGCATAATACATGAGTGTAAAAGGTAACCTAGATGGAAATACTCATACTCATCATTCTATAATGTTCCCCTATCATGTGTAAACATTATGCGGTGGGTCTTAATTCGTGTTTTTGCTTTTTCTTTATTGTGTTTGTTACCATGAAAATGTTTTAGATTATTTATAGAATCATAGGCAAATAGGAAACATTTTAAAGAGAAACTATTAGAACCAATTCTATCTTTCAACTCCcttcgttctaaattataagacgttttggtttttctagatacatagcttttgctacaCACTTAGATATACAAAATGTCTAAATACGTAACAAAAGCAATATATCTTGAAACATCAAAACATCATATAACTTGGAACGAGGGGAGTACCAATGAACAAGAAACGTCCCTACCTTAGTCTCACCTGATTCCGTAGTTCTAATTTCAAAGAGTCTAGTCAGCTAATCAAAAGATTCTATCAAATATTTTTTATTCACTAGTGAAGCATTTTTAATAGAGAATCTAAATATGAAACATCTTTGCAAGAATCTAGAACCCTACACACATGCTTTTCATTAAGGTTGTTAGATGAGTACTCTCCCATGTCAAAATAAGTGTGAATCTTACTTCTCGAGGAGATTGactcattttataaaaaacaatATCAATAACTATATCatcaaataagtttattatcgAGTTATATGCCACAATATACTAATACTATAcataataaatattactatTTTTTGTTGTATATTTGATCTTAAAAAAACGAGAAGTGCATTTGTtttagaacggagggagtagcttGTGGTCATATtcaaaatttctagaaaaaggaTTTTCAATTAAATATTTTAGCTAATAAtttataagcacaaaatttttaaaacAAACTTTTAAGCCaggattttattttaattaggaATTTCAGGATGGTTTCTAGAATGAATTTTTAATGATGTGATTATGTGAAACATTTTCCAAAGTCCCCCGAGGTGAAGCCGGCGACGGTCCTCACACGATCACACCTCAATGGCACGAATCGTGGCGCGCAACCAACGGAGCCAGAGAACCCAACGTGTCCTATGAACCCAGCCGAGCCACACCAAAGCCGGCGGCACCAATTCCACCCCTCGCCGCCATCTCCCacctctcttttttctcttcCCCCCACCAGCCGTCCAGCAAAGAGCCGAAGCGGCGACGCTAGGGTTTGCTTCGACGGCCGCGAAACCTAGACCCTACTGCTCCCTCCCACAGCGCGGGCCGCCATTCAGTAATCTAGCTGCTATACGCTTCGCTCCCCGCTCCGATTGGGAGCTAGGGTTTAGCTCAGCTTCGGGTCGCGGCGGCGCGGCATGGCGGGGTACGGGGAGGAGAACCAGAACGCCATGAACGGGtacgaggaggaagaggaggaagaagaggttgaAGAGGTCGAGGAGGTGtacgaagaggaggaggaggagggggacggggatggggagggggagggggaagcGGACGAGGGGGCTGCGGCCGCCGAGGCAGCGGCGATGGCGGCCGAGACGAGAAGCGTCGTTGGAGACCGGGGCCTAGCGGAGGCCGCTGGGAATGTTGACGCTGGTGGCGAGGATGGGAGAGATGCAGATTCTGGGGGTGGTGATTCGTCGGGGTGAGTTCCTTGGTATCTTGGTTTTTCGTGTAGGGTTCGGTCTGTTGTATTGGATTAGGTGTGGCTGATAGTTTTGGTTTGGTGCATCCTCGTATGTGATTTTGCAGGAAGATTTTCGTAGGGGGTGTAGCCTGGGAGACAACCGAAGGTAGTGAGCAATTCTTTTGCGATCTAATCTAACTATGAGGCAATTTTAGTTTGTATCAAGTAAAATGTTGTACAACACACGATATATTCTGGGAAAACAACACAGTACAAAGGCAAATTTAGTTCTTTGTTTTGTTagcataaaagaaaaatatctgcaAATGATATAGTTGTTTCTGTTTTCATGTGTTACTGATTAAGTTCCGCATTGGTTGGATGAGTTACTGATGCACTATGATTTTGCCTAGGTAGGCTAATGTATGTGGTAAAAGCTTAGAATTGGGAGCTACTGCTACCTCCATTATATTGATGGAAGCAAGCCTGTACATTGTATATCTCCCTCCATCGTATTGATGGAAGCAAGCATATACTTTCTTTTCTTGTTTGTGTGTTCTTAAATAGTAACATAAAACATTGCTATTTGGTGATTTGTGCCAGCCTACTTAATGGATTTCAGAATTACAGCCATTCTGAATATTTAGGTTTTTGAAGGACAGTTGCTACACAATTTTTGTCTAATTCCTAAACTGGTTATGAGATGCTGTTCCATCTTTGTCTGCTCTGTTGTTTTTCGTGCTGATCAGCTAGCTATTGTGCTGCGATGATCATATTAATACCAGTCATGTTAAATAAACTATTAATCTTTATGATTTATTTCGTGTAATTATTCTGGAACTGTATGTCATTTGACCAATACAGATCAGGCTTCATTTGGTGTATTGGTAGGACTGATTCTGCTTTGATCTTTTCAATAATCACTAACTTATGGAAATAATAAGTGTGACTCAGTGTGCATAGATCTGTGAACTAGAAAACAGTAAATGGCTTTCATTTCAATATATTAATGACAATGTGGGTGAACTGTAAAATAGGAGAAGTATTTTATTTGAGAAATTGAATGGCAATTAAGTGTGTGTTTGCATTGTTGTTCTAGAATTATTTGTCAGTTTTGTGTTCCTAACTTTGGAACATAGGAGTGTCATGGTCTTTATTGTCACATAATTAGTTTGCAATCTCACATGGGTATTGCTCTGTAGCTTAACTAAAGTTGTCTTcaagatgaatctttcccaTTAATGAACCTCCAAATCTACTCCAAAACTGTATGTGAACCTTTTAGGAGTCATGTTGCTCATTCATACTTTTTTTAGTCATCAGTAGTGCCAAGTATCTGCAGCTACAAAAGAAACATTAGAATACTGATTGCTGATCTCATAGAGCAATAAGTTTTTGTTAGATtgtgttaacttgtttatttcACTCCATTTGCATGTGCAGAAACATTCACAAAGCATTTTCAGAAGTATGGAGCTATAACTGATTCTGTGATCATGAAGGACAAGCATACTAGGATGCCTCGTGGATTTGGATTTGTTACATTTTCCGATCCATCTGTGCTTGACAGGGTTCTAGAGGATGCCCATGTCATAGATGGAAGAACAGTAAGGCTTCTATGTTAAATATCCAAATACCGCGATCTTAATTTTGGACTATATTATCAACTGCGTTTATTATGCTTCAAGGTTGAAGTCAAAAGGACTGTCCCAAAAGAGGAAATGTCGTCGAAAGATGGACCTAAGACAAAAAAGATCTTTGTGGGTGGTATCCCATCATCTCTTACCGAAGGTACAAGCGTTGCTGAAACCTTTTTTGTTTTCAAGCAAAAGATATCTCAACATTGTATTGAACTTGCAAATTATAATAACTTTGATTAGCCACCAGCTATAGTTGTTGGGCCTTGAAAACATTTGTTTTGAATGCAAGCATGATTAATATGAACTTTGCAGATAAATTAAAGGAGCACTTCTCATCATATGGGAAGGTGGTTGAGCATCAGATTATGCTTGACCATAGCACTGGACGCTCGCGTGGCTTTGGATTTGTCACATTTGAAAGTGAGGATGCTGTTGAAAGGGTTATGTCAGAGGGGAGAATGCATGATCTTGGAGGGAAACAGGTCACTTCTTTATCTTTCATTGTGTTTAGTGATGTTAAATATCATTGGCATGTAAGCAGTTCTGCAGTTTTCAGGTTCAATTAGCAAATGCTCTAACTTGGCACGCCGTACTTCATTGTTGTTGTTCACTTAATTTGGTTAATAATCTTTTGGATGCAATTCTGTCTCTGTATAATAACTGATGTGTTTGGGAGTTTTTGAACATTGATTCTTGTTTGTTTAGTACTCCCTCtgctccaaattataagatgttttcgGCTTTTCTTGTTCTACTGATTTTACTATATATATCTAGAcgtagtgtatatctaagtgcatagcaaaagctatgtatctagaaaagccaaaatgtcttacaatttggaatggagggagtacatatcATTACATCAACATGCTAGGAAGTAAGAAGTTTGAACTTTTAATTGATAGCATGCTGAATATTGTTGACCTGACACTTTTTTTGAGTACGGATCTATGGTACTAGTTCTGCATATAGGGGTGTGTACATTGTACTCTGTATTATTGAAATAGACGCCATCATGCCATTCTTTATGAGATATTATCTTTGTATTGCGGAGATGGTTACTTGAAATGCATTTCACTGGATTACATAAATCAGCACTCAATAGCTGAAGCACATCCAGGGCCTGGGTTCATTTTCCGGTGGAAGTGAATTTCAGGGCTGGTTAAAAACCTCCCTAGGCAACCTCTGAAATAGTGGCAGGGCACCATCCTATGGTAAAGGTGGCAGTTGGCCTGTGTGACTGAGTGGTGTGGTCTACCTTGAGAGTAGTCATGGGGCGCTGAACTGGCGCTGTGGTGTGTGGTCCTGTGGCCACTGGCCTAGGTTATGGTGCAGCACTATAGGGTCTGCACTATCAGTGTTCGGTCAGTTTCTCTGTGGTTAAGTAGTTCTTCTGTGGGGGGCAGTTTTGTCAGGAACTCTCAATATAGCTTTCAATTGTGCCGGCAATGGACAGAAGATTCGGCTTATGCTGGGCAATGGACAGAAGAAGAGTTGGACTGGATTTGCATTGGACCACGGAGGCATTGGATACAGAGTAcaagggcagcagcagcagctatgGGGGACTCGTCAAAGAACAGACCACAGAACCGGTGGTGAGCTCTGCTCATGGCGAGTCTCTGGACTCGATTTGCCTTTCTTTCCTCCTCCATATTACTTCATAGTTGTATCCAGCACATTCTAGAAACTACCGATTTGGGTTCGTGACAACTGGTGTCAGAGCTGTTGATCCATGGGCTCTCCAATCTAGCCATGGATTCTGCAGAGGCGGCGCGGTGCTCTGGTTGGTTCTACCATTGACGCTGCACAAGAGGCGCTGTGCAAGGATGGTAGACTCGATTCTGGTCATGGTGACTAAGATGGCGTCGGATTTGGAGGCAAGGAACACAGCCTTTCGAGCTGCCTATCCGGCCTCGTATCTGGCAACAACGACTCCACTTACTCCAATGCCAAGCCCGCCGGCAAtgactccacctcctccaacgTGTTGCTGACGGCATCATCTGCACCAGAGGACATCGCCTCCACTATCCGCATTGCGAAGCCTGACAATTGCGACCTCTCAACCAACAGCGTGCCTGCAACAACCTCCGCAACACTGCCCACATCTTCCTCGATCCCTGATCCACCCCCTGTTGATGACCTTACTGTCCAATTCTCTAACATTGAAGACCATGTCGCATTGCACACCAAGTGTTCAACGCTGGAATTCTACCAGGCTGGCTCGGGACCGTCCACGACGCCCTCGGTCTCTGCTCCCTCTCAGCACATCATCGTCACTGACATTGATGCCTGCACCACGCTTCTCCAAGTGATGCCTACCAGGTGGTTGACGCCGAGTCACAGATGCAGTCTGCATGTTCCAGCAGCAGTGAGCAAGTTACCCACCACTCTGGCTTCACTCAGCTACCTTCTCACTTGGCAATAAGGGCCAcaacttcttcatcaacttcactAACTTTGTTCTGATTCCAGCAGCGGGCATAGTCCTGTCCTGTGTCGAGACCTGTTCCTGCAGTGCATATGAAGTGATCGAGGTAATACCTTTTGGTTCATCTGTGTTCTCCATTGATGATATGTGTTTATCCGGACGAGGAAGTATTGTACTGGTCAAAGGATTTGCTGCTACCTATGTCTTTGGTGTTTTCAAACTCTGTTATCCTGTGCAACACTTACATAACCAATCTGAGCTGCAGCAACCAAGGCCACGCCCTACTGAATATTGTGGTTGTTCGAATCGAGATAGGTCCGGCACCTTGGCCGTCTCTCAGTTTCAACCACTATCTAGTTCAAACATTGTCAAAACAGCACTGGTTAGCAGTGATTGATGTGTTGGCCAAATCACTAAAAAAGCACACATATGCATTGTCATTTCTATCACACTGAAGGAGAGAAAACAGTGGTCCAAAGATTATTGTCATTCACCAGCCATCTTGGTGCCTCTGTCCCGAAGCTGGGATCAGCTCCAACCCTGGTCACCACCACTGTTCAAGCAAGTCATGATCATATCCAATCCCTCTGTTATTGGAGACCATAGCAAATTGGGATACTGCATCATGAAGTCATTAGTACAACAGTGATGTGCTCAGGACAGCAATCATAATGGGGCTTCTTTCAGCTACAAGTTGGTGCTAGTTGAGAGGTGGCAAAGCAAGGCTAGAAGTGAGATTTTCACACCCAGAGCTGAATTTATGAATCTATGCAACCTCACTAGTATTTGGAAAGTGAAGGAAGAGGTGTGTCACATGCAGCAGGATATGATACTTGATTATGAGAAACAATGGAAAAATTATAACCTGGTTTTATGCTTGCAAACATGGGCACTATCTGCGCACAAGAACGTCGAGGTGTGGCCTAAGCATTGGCCATCTGTCAGTTGTTGTCAAGCTAAAGTTGGTGCTGATGAGTCGAATTAATCTGAACTGAGTACAAATTTCAGTTTGCATGCAGAGAGACATCAGTATATTTGAGGATATGGAGGATGATGCTGAAGGTACTGGACAGGTGCAACAGTCACAGGCTCACAGCTTTAGTCTGGATTGGTTTCACTTTCAATTGTGGCCTACACAATATGCACTTGGAAAGAAGATCCACTTCAAGCTTCTTGTCAAGCATTCAAAATGCAAGAATTTTAAGTGGCATTGAATTCGACATGGCAGCATCAATGTTTCTGCGAGTACAACTGATGAAGCATACATTTTCTTTAACTCCATAATCTTTTCTTTAACTCCATAATTGTGGTTATGGGACCCCGGTGGATTTCTTCCTAGCTTACAAGCCATGGTGCCCTAGTTTTGGTGGATTGTTGTGGTCAAGTGGCAATGCACATTAATTGGTTTAACATCTCCACCTGTGCTGAGTTGGTGTTCTAGATACCCGTGCAAGTAGCAACCATTCTGATTTCTGAGCAATACCAAGTACTGAATGGATTACCACTGACCAAAGATGATGTCTTCCAGATATCATTCAACATCAATGAGAACATGTTCCATGGCGGTGGTTCACTACAGCAACGGCTTAGTGACAAGCCGTGTTTCATGGGGGGATGAATGTCAGGAACTCTCAATATAGCTTTCAATTGGGCCAGGCAGTGGACAGGAGATGAATTAGACTTGGCTTATGCTGGGCAATGGACAGAAGAAGAGTTTAACTAGGTTTGCATTGGCCTGCGGAGGCATCAGATGCAGAGTACatgggcagcagcagcagcagctatgGGGGGACTCGTCGAAGAACAGACCACAGAACCGGCAGTGAGCTCTGCTCGAGGCGAGTCTCTGGACTCGATGTACCTTTCCTTCCTCCTTCTGATTACTTTATAGTTGTCTCCAGCACCTTCTAAAAACTACCACAAACTAgtttgtttgttgctttgaTTTGATATGCGAATGAATTCAATTTGGCTTCGTGACAGTTTTTTCCCTCAATGCCGAGTTATAGTTCAAGCACATTATTTTGATCCACATCTTCCCTGCATAACCCTTTGTGGAGAAATTTCAGCGATAGTACACTTGTATATCTCTTAGTTCCTCTTCTTGTTGTTTAGCGTTTATGCCTTTAGGATTAATTAGGGTTATATAAAGTTTTCACGTTTGTAGGAAATACATATGGCAAGTTATGGTATATTGTTGTAAATTTCTTGTATGCCAATATCCTTTAAATAGTGAGTGAGCTCTTGTGATCTGAGATAAAGATAAATGAATCGGAACTCAAATGACGATGGTAATAAGAATACAGAACAATGCCCCATGTGGCAGGAAATTGAATAAATTAGATCACACATGGCAGAAAATTAAATAAACTAGATCTCATGTTGTAGGAAGTTAAATTAAATAATTTAGACTCCATATGGCTGGAAACCAAAATAAATCAGAATATCCTGACAAATTAGAAGATATAGCATTTCATTCAAAGACTTGGCAATCTGCATCCTGTGCTGGGACTTGGTATCAGGTGTCACTTAACATTGTTCATTGATGAAAATTTGCCTAGTGACCTCTGGTTGGGGTATTATGGCTTGACTTATCTGCATGCAACAATTATCCTATAGACTTATAGAGAGGTGCATAATTTCTCTTTGTTAGAAGTCACTTATAATTTCTGCTGTTATATTTTATTTATCATTGCAACCGGATTGAAAGTTGTTTGACTAAATTCTCCAATTGTTCTATAATTTTGCAGGTTGAAATTAAGAAAGCTGAACCAAAGAAACCTGGCGGGGGTGATTCAAGCTCAAACGGAAGACACAGTCGTGGTGGTGGTCACCGTGATTCATACCGTGGTAGTGGTGGTGGCAGTGGTGTTTCTGGGAACAGCAGTGGTGGTGGCTATGGATACGGTGGTGGCTACCGATCAACTGCTGCAGCATACTATGGCAGCACAGCATATGGTGCATACGGCAGAGGGTATGGATATGGCGGTACTGCTGCTGGCTATGGCTCAGGTTATGGCTCTGCATATGGTGGCTCCATGTATGGAGGTCCTTATGGTGCCTACGGGGCATATGGTGGTGCCTATGGAGGTGGTGCATATGGTGCTCCAGGAGGTTATGGTGCGGGAGGATATGACAGCTATGGTGGGGCTGGAGGCATGGGTGGTGGTGGCAGCGCCGGTGGTCGGGGCTCCAGCAGATACCACCCTTATGGAAAATGATCATCCAGTTTCTCTAGGATCTGATAATAAATCTATACCTTCCTTGATTTCTGCTACTGAGAAAATGGGACATTCCATTCACCTTGTCGAATCAGCGGCATCTGAACAATTTTTTTCCCCCTGGAGCTATTCATTGCACAACAAAGATTCTAGTCTAGTCGCTGAACCCTGAACTGCCCCACTCCCCCTGAGCTTTCTGTAGAAGCTGCAGCTAAAATTACCGTAGTCTGGCATGAGCCTTAGAAGGCTCTTGTGAAACTATAAGCTTTGTGATAGTAACAATATGGTGTCATGGAACAGGTGTATTTCAATGTAACATTCGCTCACTGATCAGTAACTTTCTATCTCTGTTCATGTGTGGAGAGAAACTTTGCAAAGGACTGGACTGATACTATTAAATTGTGTGGGCTGCTATCTTTATCGTGATTATGATCTGAATGCAtgttatattgtttctaaattgTGTGGGTTGCTATCCATTTTTTGGATAGCTGGAGCTATGTGTGGTTGTCTCCTTACTGGTGTTCCAAGTGGACCATTGTTCAAAGAGAAGAAAATAGAACATTTAATTTCTATTGATGAACTGGTTGTCTATCACGGTTCAAAGGACGATTGGAGATGACCACTGTCATGCGCTCGCTTGCATGATAGCGATTGCCAATTTCTATTGATGAACAGCGTGTAGAGCTGGTACACCCCGCGACGATGTTTTGACTTTCGAATTGTATGAAGTTCGAGTTTGATAGGTTCGGATGTACTATATTGTACGAAATTCGAGTTTGATAGGTTCGGATGTACTATACGAAATTCGAGTTTTATATTAGGTGAACAAGAAGGTTACGGAATGCCCAGTTTTATATTAGGTGAAAAAGGAGGTTACGGAATGCCCAGCCCAGAACACTGGTCTACGAGTATACAGAGACTGTTTCTAGAGATTCCAACACACGCACACAGGAGGATGATCGGCGTTGCAGAGTCCAAATGCAACCAGTCTACTCACATTGTCGCTCGTTCGACGCGACGCCACGCGCCGCGCAGCTCTCGCCATGGTGTCGACATCGTTGCTCCATGCCCGGAGCCGCACCCACGGCGCCGCGCCCGGTCTGCAGAGCCAGAGACCGTTCGTTCCTTGTCCGGATTCCGGCCCCTCCCCGCCAGCCACTGACTCGTGTGGCCCACAATGCCCGCGCCCCGTGCCCACTCCGCGTGCTGACCACTGCCCCGCCGTATGATCCGATCGGACGGCGCGCCGCGAGGGATGACGACATCCTcgtcgtgtgtgtgtgtgtgtgtgtg is part of the Sorghum bicolor cultivar BTx623 chromosome 10, Sorghum_bicolor_NCBIv3, whole genome shotgun sequence genome and harbors:
- the LOC8076737 gene encoding heterogeneous nuclear ribonucleoprotein 1 translates to MAGYGEENQNAMNGYEEEEEEEEVEEVEEVYEEEEEEGDGDGEGEGEADEGAAAAEAAAMAAETRSVVGDRGLAEAAGNVDAGGEDGRDADSGGGDSSGKIFVGGVAWETTEETFTKHFQKYGAITDSVIMKDKHTRMPRGFGFVTFSDPSVLDRVLEDAHVIDGRTVEVKRTVPKEEMSSKDGPKTKKIFVGGIPSSLTEDKLKEHFSSYGKVVEHQIMLDHSTGRSRGFGFVTFESEDAVERVMSEGRMHDLGGKQVEIKKAEPKKPGGGDSSSNGRHSRGGGHRDSYRGSGGGSGVSGNSSGGGYGYGGGYRSTAAAYYGSTAYGAYGRGYGYGGTAAGYGSGYGSAYGGSMYGGPYGAYGAYGGAYGGGAYGAPGGYGAGGYDSYGGAGGMGGGGSAGGRGSSRYHPYGK